A stretch of the Candidatus Poribacteria bacterium genome encodes the following:
- a CDS encoding helix-turn-helix domain-containing protein — MSDGATKKTRVDWDEPPKGATNWDRVDEMGDEEASRNAQEDPDNPSAESFPEGTLEKAFRPQWVRRRLGMSQREFAATFGFSVRSLQQWEQGRSEPGQALRAYLHVIAVDPESVRRALDKKAIA, encoded by the coding sequence ATGAGCGACGGAGCTACGAAGAAAACGCGGGTTGACTGGGATGAGCCGCCCAAGGGAGCGACGAACTGGGACCGCGTCGACGAGATGGGCGATGAGGAAGCGTCCAGGAACGCGCAGGAGGATCCGGATAACCCGTCGGCGGAGTCGTTCCCGGAAGGGACCTTGGAGAAGGCATTCCGCCCGCAGTGGGTCCGCCGTCGCCTAGGGATGTCGCAACGGGAGTTCGCGGCGACCTTTGGTTTCTCCGTACGAAGCCTGCAACAGTGGGAGCAGGGGCGGTCGGAACCTGGTCAAGCCCTCCGTGCCTACCTCCATGTCATCGCCGTCGATCCAGAGTCCGTTCGTCGCGCCCTGGACAAGAAGGCGATTGCGTAG